A DNA window from Paenibacillus andongensis contains the following coding sequences:
- a CDS encoding putative thiazole-containing bacteriocin maturation protein, producing the protein MINLNPSMRLKVKRDTFFLPNPNGSVYFRNNVSSFRMEGELIDQWIEKLLPIFNGEHRLEDLTDGLPDQHRNQVYRIAEMLYRNGFVRDVSQDIPHQLPEEVLKKYASQIEFLDNFGHSGAYRFQSYRQAKVLTVGSGPFLLSVISALLASGLPKFHVLVSGSEPTDRERLLELAAHARRTDPEVAIEEVILQKEGVSSWREAVRPFDSILFVSQEGGIEELRILHAVCREEKKAFLPAVCLQQVGLAGPLVHPDFEGCWESAWRSLHESAIRKDPQLHTFSSTAGAMLANVNVFELFKKITGANDSGFSNQIFLLNLETLEGRWHSFMPHPLVTGRIAAEWIHDFELQLERRSSKSENELLPYFSRLTSAESGIFHIWEEGELKQLPLSQCRVQAVDPLSEGPAGLLPDLVCTDLTHEGARREAGLAGIEAYVSRMVGLLVAALPSQKESDGSRIEPQEFIGVGAGETVAEGIGRGLQKCLSEILSKQLACQLPSVFRVQLSAIEDKHCQFYLQALTTMKGVPMIGLGEEVSGFPVVWVGTSDRWYGGVGLNVTLALRDALQQVLMEAQNQLAHLTSQVLEVSSVRLAEQLPLNQVIPSCGVNAKSEVLQSALQVLKRNRKRLLAIDLAAEPFLKEGIVGVFGVLLREEGSR; encoded by the coding sequence ATGATAAATTTGAACCCTTCGATGCGACTGAAGGTGAAAAGGGATACGTTTTTTCTCCCTAATCCAAACGGTAGTGTGTATTTTCGAAACAATGTAAGCTCGTTCCGTATGGAAGGAGAATTAATCGATCAGTGGATTGAAAAATTGCTGCCGATATTTAACGGGGAACATAGGTTGGAGGATTTGACAGACGGATTGCCGGACCAACACCGGAACCAGGTATATAGAATTGCAGAAATGTTGTATCGTAATGGCTTTGTTCGGGATGTGAGCCAAGATATACCACATCAATTGCCGGAAGAGGTTCTCAAAAAATATGCTTCTCAAATTGAATTTTTGGACAATTTCGGTCATTCGGGTGCGTACCGGTTTCAGTCCTATCGTCAGGCTAAAGTATTGACGGTGGGTTCAGGCCCATTTTTGCTCTCGGTCATTTCTGCGCTGCTTGCATCCGGATTGCCCAAGTTTCACGTATTAGTTTCGGGCTCAGAGCCGACTGATCGGGAGCGGTTGCTGGAACTGGCGGCTCATGCCCGTAGAACGGACCCGGAAGTGGCAATAGAGGAGGTTATCCTGCAGAAGGAAGGGGTTAGTAGTTGGCGGGAGGCTGTGAGACCGTTTGATTCGATTTTGTTTGTGTCACAGGAGGGTGGTATAGAGGAACTGCGGATTCTTCATGCGGTTTGCAGAGAGGAGAAGAAAGCGTTTCTTCCAGCAGTGTGTCTACAGCAGGTGGGACTTGCGGGTCCGCTCGTGCATCCGGACTTTGAGGGATGCTGGGAGTCAGCGTGGCGCAGCTTACACGAATCCGCGATTCGTAAAGACCCTCAGCTGCACACCTTTTCTTCCACAGCGGGAGCGATGTTAGCGAATGTAAACGTGTTTGAATTATTTAAAAAAATTACGGGAGCGAACGATTCGGGGTTTAGTAATCAGATCTTCCTGCTTAATCTGGAGACTTTGGAAGGAAGATGGCATTCGTTCATGCCACATCCGCTTGTGACCGGACGCATCGCAGCAGAATGGATTCACGATTTCGAACTGCAGCTCGAACGGAGGTCAAGCAAAAGTGAAAACGAATTACTTCCTTACTTCAGCAGGTTGACATCGGCGGAATCAGGGATTTTCCATATTTGGGAGGAGGGGGAGTTAAAGCAGCTGCCGCTCTCGCAGTGTCGCGTACAGGCAGTCGATCCGCTATCGGAAGGGCCGGCGGGGCTGCTGCCCGACCTTGTTTGTACTGATCTTACGCATGAGGGAGCAAGGCGGGAAGCGGGGCTAGCCGGGATTGAAGCGTATGTGTCGCGAATGGTCGGCCTGCTCGTTGCTGCACTTCCATCCCAAAAGGAATCAGATGGCAGCAGGATTGAACCGCAGGAATTCATCGGTGTCGGAGCGGGAGAAACGGTTGCGGAAGGTATTGGCCGGGGGTTGCAAAAGTGCTTGTCCGAGATACTGAGCAAGCAACTGGCGTGTCAGTTACCTTCTGTCTTTCGAGTACAGTTATCTGCGATAGAAGATAAGCACTGCCAGTTTTATTTGCAGGCTTTAACCACAATGAAGGGAGTACCGATGATTGGCCTGGGAGAGGAAGTGTCCGGTTTCCCAGTGGTATGGGTCGGTACGAGTGATCGCTGGTATGGCGGTGTAGGCTTGAATGTAACCCTGGCGTTACGGGATGCTTTGCAACAGGTTCTGATGGAGGCACAAAACCAACTGGCTCACCTCACATCGCAAGTGTTGGAGGTTTCTTCCGTGCGTTTGGCAGAACAGTTGCCGCTAAACCAAGTGATCCCCTCATGTGGAGTGAACGCAAAATCGGAGGTTCTTCAGTCCGCTTTGCAGGTCTTGAAACGGAACCGTAAGCGGCTCTTGGCTATCGATCTGGCAGCAGAACCGTTTTTGAAAGAGGGAATAGTAGGAGTGTTTGGCGTGTTGCTGCGAGAGGAGGGATCCCGGTGA
- a CDS encoding cupin domain-containing protein: MKKLRLSDLQDKKNGHILQDVLPGAYLSSGGLSFAKRGERSHTNDGPDGRDYHVHGDCEAFLILQGTGTMEINGEHIPVITGDIVIVEPGEDHHLNSSTEDPIVTVWCHAGPNRHKNQQQEDAV, translated from the coding sequence ATGAAAAAGCTGCGTTTGAGCGATTTGCAGGATAAGAAGAACGGCCACATTTTGCAGGATGTATTACCAGGTGCTTATTTATCTTCAGGCGGTCTTTCTTTCGCGAAACGGGGAGAGCGCAGTCATACGAACGATGGACCGGATGGAAGAGACTATCATGTCCACGGGGATTGTGAAGCGTTCCTTATTTTGCAGGGAACCGGAACGATGGAAATTAACGGGGAGCATATTCCGGTTATTACCGGGGATATCGTGATTGTTGAACCCGGCGAGGATCATCACCTCAATTCAAGTACGGAGGATCCGATTGTCACCGTGTGGTGCCATGCAGGCCCGAATCGTCATAAGAATCAACAGCAGGAGGACGCCGTATGA
- a CDS encoding alpha-galactosidase: protein MGIVFDSNSQTFHLQGKSSSYIMQLIKSKYLAHVHWGRQIRGTNPGSLLAIRRRCSFSPSTDPSDLTLSLDTLPQEFPAYGGSDFRVPAYQVQLENGTTVSELVYESHRIYSGKARLEGLPSTYTEDDSEAESIDIVLIDSTIGLKVVLTYTVFRDLDAITRSVRFMNVGYQSIKLLRALSFGIDISRCDFDMLHLSGTWARERHIERRPILTGGSVIESRRGSSSHSLNPFMALLSKQANEDQGEAYGFSLVYSGSFVAQAEVDPYGTTRVVMGINSFDFSWLLEPGQTFQTPEAVLVYSADGIGGMSRTYHKLYRTRLCRGQFRDRHRPILINNWEATYFNFNADKIEELARVGKELGLELLVLDDGWFGKRDNDKSSLGDWFVDRNKLPQGMPDLVTRVKQQELEFGLWFEPEMVSPDSDLYRAHPDWCLHVPGRRRTEARQQLILDYSRQDVRDYIVTVITDILASSPITYVKWDMNRNMTEIGSAQLPPERQRETAHRYMLGLYEVMERITSAFPNVLFESCSGGGGRFDPGMLYYMPQTWTSDNTDAVERLKIQYGTSIVYPISTMGAHVSAVPNHQVHRTTPLDMRGNVAMSGNFGYELDLTAFTEADKEAVKKQVALYKQLRPLIQFGEFYRLISPFEHVSAAWMFVSEDKKEALVAFFQVLSEPNAPLRKLRLKGLLAESNYILYDAENQDDGVEIFGGDELMHLGLNLPIWKGDFRSRLYRLKMEE from the coding sequence ATGGGGATTGTGTTTGATTCGAATTCGCAAACTTTCCATCTTCAAGGGAAGTCGTCGAGCTATATCATGCAACTGATCAAATCCAAATATTTGGCTCACGTTCATTGGGGCCGCCAAATACGGGGAACGAATCCGGGAAGTTTACTCGCTATTAGACGTCGCTGCTCTTTCTCGCCGTCCACGGACCCAAGTGATCTAACGCTGTCTTTGGACACATTGCCGCAGGAATTTCCGGCGTACGGAGGAAGTGATTTTCGCGTTCCGGCCTATCAGGTTCAGTTGGAAAACGGGACGACGGTCAGCGAACTCGTCTATGAGTCTCACCGGATTTATTCGGGAAAAGCGCGGTTAGAGGGACTGCCGTCCACCTATACGGAGGATGACAGCGAAGCGGAGAGTATCGATATCGTGTTGATCGATTCGACGATCGGGTTGAAGGTCGTTCTCACGTATACTGTATTTCGCGATTTGGATGCGATAACTCGGTCTGTTCGGTTCATGAATGTGGGTTATCAGTCGATCAAGCTGCTTCGAGCACTGAGCTTCGGTATCGATATCTCCCGGTGCGATTTCGATATGCTTCATTTATCAGGCACATGGGCGCGTGAGCGTCATATCGAAAGACGCCCCATTCTAACAGGCGGGTCTGTGATTGAAAGCCGTCGGGGATCCAGCAGCCATTCGCTCAACCCCTTTATGGCTCTGCTTTCCAAGCAAGCGAATGAAGACCAAGGAGAAGCCTATGGATTCAGTCTTGTCTACAGCGGCAGCTTTGTTGCTCAAGCCGAAGTGGATCCTTACGGAACGACGCGCGTGGTGATGGGCATCAACTCGTTTGATTTTTCTTGGCTCTTGGAGCCAGGGCAAACCTTCCAAACGCCGGAGGCGGTTCTCGTCTATTCCGCGGATGGCATCGGAGGGATGTCGCGCACGTATCACAAGCTGTATCGCACACGGTTATGCCGTGGACAATTCCGCGATCGTCATAGGCCGATTCTCATCAACAACTGGGAAGCTACTTATTTTAATTTCAACGCGGATAAAATTGAAGAGCTTGCGCGAGTCGGCAAGGAGCTCGGTTTAGAACTTCTCGTGCTGGACGATGGTTGGTTCGGCAAGCGTGACAACGATAAAAGCTCACTCGGAGATTGGTTCGTTGATCGTAACAAGCTCCCACAAGGCATGCCAGATTTGGTAACCCGTGTGAAGCAGCAGGAGCTGGAGTTCGGTCTATGGTTTGAGCCTGAGATGGTATCTCCGGATAGCGACCTGTATCGGGCCCATCCTGACTGGTGCCTGCACGTGCCAGGCCGCCGGAGGACCGAAGCGAGGCAGCAGTTGATTCTCGATTATTCTCGCCAAGATGTAAGAGATTACATCGTTACGGTCATTACCGATATACTTGCGAGCAGCCCTATCACGTATGTGAAATGGGATATGAACCGCAATATGACGGAAATCGGTTCCGCCCAGCTCCCGCCAGAGCGGCAGCGTGAGACGGCGCATCGGTATATGCTCGGACTTTACGAAGTGATGGAGCGGATAACCTCGGCATTCCCGAATGTGTTGTTCGAAAGCTGCTCAGGCGGTGGCGGACGGTTCGATCCTGGGATGCTCTACTATATGCCGCAGACGTGGACGAGCGATAATACCGATGCCGTTGAACGGCTGAAAATTCAATATGGAACGAGTATTGTATATCCAATCAGCACGATGGGCGCGCATGTTTCCGCAGTTCCTAACCATCAGGTGCATCGTACGACCCCGCTCGATATGCGGGGGAATGTCGCGATGTCGGGTAACTTCGGCTATGAGCTGGATTTAACCGCATTTACGGAAGCGGATAAGGAAGCCGTGAAGAAGCAAGTTGCGCTTTATAAACAATTGCGGCCTTTGATCCAATTCGGCGAATTTTACCGATTGATCAGCCCTTTTGAACACGTTAGTGCTGCTTGGATGTTTGTTTCCGAGGATAAGAAGGAAGCGTTAGTCGCTTTTTTTCAAGTGCTGTCGGAGCCGAACGCGCCTCTCAGAAAACTGCGATTAAAGGGCTTATTGGCAGAGAGTAATTACATACTATACGATGCGGAAAACCAAGACGATGGTGTGGAAATCTTTGGCGGGGATGAGCTCATGCATTTGGGTCTAAATTTACCGATCTGGAAAGGCGATTTCCGAAGCCGCCTTTACCGCTTAAAAATGGAGGAATGA
- a CDS encoding aldo/keto reductase has product MNYLANEGRYAEMPYNRSGKSGLKLPPISFGLWHNFGSVDLFENSRALARHAFDLGITHFDLANNYGPTAGSAEETFGQILKKDLQPYRDELIIATKAGYRMWEGPYGERGSRKSMLASLDQSLKRLGMDYVDIYYSHRFDAETPLEETMGALDQAVRQGKALYVGVSNYNAEQTEQAAAILKGLGTPFIIHQVHYSMFERRLEQGLQDILAREGVGSIAYSPLARGLLTDRYLENIPADSRAAGGSVFLRPEDITEEKIAKSRLLNKLASERGQSLAQMALAWVLRKGYVTSALIGASKVSQLDDNVAALKQPTFTQEELDLIDQILGGKNLAH; this is encoded by the coding sequence ATGAACTATTTAGCTAATGAAGGAAGATATGCAGAAATGCCTTATAACCGAAGCGGAAAGAGCGGCCTTAAGCTGCCTCCGATCTCATTCGGATTATGGCACAATTTTGGAAGTGTCGATCTATTCGAGAACAGCAGGGCTCTGGCGCGCCATGCGTTTGATTTGGGGATTACCCATTTTGATTTGGCGAATAATTATGGTCCAACAGCTGGCTCAGCGGAGGAAACGTTCGGACAAATTCTGAAGAAGGATCTTCAGCCATACCGTGATGAGCTGATTATTGCAACCAAAGCAGGCTATCGCATGTGGGAAGGTCCTTATGGGGAGCGGGGCTCCCGCAAAAGCATGCTCGCCAGCCTTGACCAGAGCTTGAAACGGCTAGGCATGGACTATGTCGATATTTATTATTCGCACCGTTTCGACGCTGAGACGCCTCTGGAAGAAACGATGGGTGCCTTGGATCAGGCTGTGAGGCAGGGAAAAGCGCTGTATGTGGGTGTTTCCAATTACAATGCGGAGCAAACGGAGCAAGCAGCAGCTATATTGAAAGGTCTCGGTACTCCGTTCATCATTCATCAAGTACACTATTCGATGTTCGAAAGACGGTTGGAGCAGGGTCTGCAAGACATTTTGGCAAGAGAAGGTGTGGGGTCCATCGCTTATAGTCCGCTAGCCAGAGGACTTCTGACGGACCGTTATTTGGAGAACATTCCGGCGGACTCCCGTGCTGCAGGTGGCAGTGTGTTCCTGCGACCTGAGGATATTACCGAAGAGAAGATTGCCAAGTCTCGACTTCTGAATAAATTAGCATCGGAACGCGGGCAAAGTCTTGCCCAAATGGCTCTAGCATGGGTCCTTCGCAAGGGATACGTTACCTCCGCATTAATCGGGGCAAGTAAAGTGAGTCAGCTTGATGATAATGTGGCAGCCTTGAAGCAGCCTACCTTCACGCAAGAAGAATTGGATCTTATCGATCAAATTCTTGGGGGAAAGAATCTAGCACATTGA
- a CDS encoding glycoside hydrolase family 36 protein, whose protein sequence is MNKIIATDSHTFTLSGEDHGFAVTLSTKKLQEGIDLISLQLEAVEALTPPALTLQWSHPACDIQGSWHPAQDRNKSFKADWMRTLRSNAAASAPVYALFNAEGRNRLTFAYSDALNTVHYSGGISEETADFHCRVQLFTETTASFTSYEAKLLVDTRDVPYYESLQGVQEWWSAMPEYRPAFVPVAAKEPMYSTWYSMHQNVTDKHIEAQCRIAKTLGMEAVIVDDGWQTEDNRRGYAYCGDWETYEGKFPDMKRHVDAVHELGMKFILWYSVPFIGKYSKVWDRFSNKILRFNENHGAAVLDPRYPDVREYIINKYEAAVKEWGLDGFKLDFIDTFYSPELQLPSTVPGKDYESIPEAVDRLLTDSIGRLRELNPDIMIEFRQMYIGPAMRKYGNMFRASDCPNDSIQNRVRTLDIRLICGDTAAHADMIMWHPEEPVESAALQLINCLFSVPQVSVLLDKLPSNHLKMLEYWLSFWKENRDLLLDGRIEPLNPELLYPLVRAFKEDRGIMVAYHERIVPIDAGVPLSQWIVVNGRRQDGLYLEVTGEIGAAKVIIKNCCGDIVEELTATLTSGIHKLAIPASGLATISIL, encoded by the coding sequence ATGAACAAAATCATAGCGACGGATTCCCATACCTTTACTTTATCGGGCGAGGATCATGGGTTTGCCGTCACGCTTTCTACGAAAAAGCTGCAGGAGGGAATCGATCTCATCTCGCTGCAATTGGAAGCGGTGGAGGCGCTGACGCCTCCCGCTTTAACACTTCAATGGTCGCATCCCGCTTGTGACATACAGGGAAGTTGGCATCCGGCCCAGGACCGGAATAAGAGCTTTAAGGCCGATTGGATGCGCACTTTACGTTCCAATGCGGCTGCGTCGGCTCCTGTTTACGCCTTGTTTAATGCGGAGGGCCGCAATAGGCTGACATTTGCTTATTCGGATGCACTTAATACGGTTCACTACTCGGGAGGCATAAGCGAGGAAACGGCTGATTTCCATTGCCGCGTCCAATTGTTTACAGAAACGACGGCGTCATTCACTTCCTATGAGGCGAAGCTTCTCGTAGATACGAGAGATGTTCCATATTATGAAAGCCTTCAGGGTGTTCAAGAGTGGTGGAGCGCGATGCCGGAATATCGTCCAGCGTTCGTTCCTGTGGCTGCCAAGGAACCGATGTATTCGACCTGGTACAGTATGCACCAAAATGTAACAGATAAACATATCGAAGCGCAGTGCCGAATCGCTAAGACGTTGGGGATGGAAGCCGTTATCGTGGATGATGGCTGGCAGACGGAAGATAACCGCAGGGGGTATGCGTATTGCGGCGATTGGGAGACTTATGAGGGCAAATTCCCCGATATGAAGCGGCATGTCGATGCGGTTCATGAGCTAGGCATGAAGTTTATCCTCTGGTACTCGGTTCCTTTTATCGGCAAATACAGTAAGGTGTGGGATCGCTTCAGTAATAAGATTCTGCGATTTAACGAAAATCACGGAGCAGCCGTGCTCGATCCGAGGTACCCAGATGTCCGGGAGTATATCATTAATAAATATGAAGCGGCGGTAAAAGAATGGGGCTTGGACGGCTTCAAGCTTGATTTCATTGATACGTTCTATTCACCTGAGCTGCAGCTTCCCTCAACTGTCCCCGGCAAGGATTATGAGTCCATACCGGAAGCTGTGGACCGCCTATTGACGGACTCAATCGGCAGATTGAGAGAATTGAATCCCGATATCATGATTGAATTCCGCCAAATGTATATCGGGCCTGCCATGCGCAAATACGGCAATATGTTCCGTGCATCCGATTGTCCGAACGACAGTATCCAAAACCGAGTGCGGACGCTGGACATCAGGCTAATCTGCGGAGATACGGCCGCTCATGCCGATATGATCATGTGGCACCCGGAGGAACCCGTGGAAAGCGCCGCTTTACAGTTGATTAACTGTCTGTTTTCTGTGCCTCAAGTATCCGTCCTCTTGGATAAACTGCCTTCCAACCATTTGAAGATGCTCGAATATTGGCTTTCCTTCTGGAAGGAGAACCGTGATTTGCTATTAGACGGTCGTATTGAGCCTTTGAATCCGGAGCTGTTGTATCCGCTAGTCCGTGCTTTTAAAGAGGATAGAGGGATTATGGTAGCTTATCATGAGCGAATTGTGCCTATAGATGCAGGGGTGCCGCTGTCCCAGTGGATCGTGGTGAACGGCAGAAGACAGGATGGACTCTATCTAGAGGTTACTGGTGAAATTGGAGCTGCGAAAGTGATTATTAAAAATTGCTGCGGAGACATTGTGGAGGAGCTGACTGCCACGCTAACATCAGGCATTCATAAGCTTGCGATTCCGGCCTCGGGCCTCGCAACCATCTCTATCTTATAG
- a CDS encoding MATE family efflux transporter, translating into MSAGLELFSESASIDPQDEKAVRRMIFKLAGPSLTEMLLMNMTQMVMMILVGHLGAIAVAAVGLTSQPYLLLTVLFAALNTGTTVIVARSTGAGKMEDANLAAGQSLLLGTVLSVLIVTLGVTFAKSMLHLMGASAEVVQYGMSYAKLMFFSIGFSSISSALSAILRGAGDTRTPMKINVLSGGVNVSLGFVLIYGHLDFPQMGITGAAIATLVVQTGAMICFIAVMFSGRFAVRIGLSDITRLDKVMIRRMLKIGIPSSLEQLIMRLGIMTFVKICAGLGTVAVAASQIVTSIIGISFMPGAAFAIAASTLVGQTLGVSKPDLAERYVWQVRKYGMFVAGFMGTLFILFAPLILMLYTNDETIIREGAWALRIVGFIQVSQISQFVLGGALRGAGDTRYPLYSTFIGVWGIRVVLSYLFVYIFHWGMIGLWSAVACDQFLRSNLIYFRFKRGTWKHLKV; encoded by the coding sequence ATGAGTGCAGGGTTAGAGTTATTCAGTGAATCCGCCTCCATTGATCCGCAGGATGAAAAGGCTGTTCGCCGGATGATTTTCAAACTGGCAGGTCCATCTTTGACGGAAATGCTGCTCATGAATATGACCCAAATGGTGATGATGATCCTGGTCGGACACCTTGGGGCCATTGCGGTAGCAGCTGTGGGCTTAACAAGCCAACCTTATTTATTATTGACCGTCCTTTTTGCAGCGCTAAATACAGGAACAACGGTTATCGTAGCCCGTTCCACGGGAGCGGGAAAGATGGAGGACGCGAATCTGGCCGCAGGGCAGTCGCTTCTGCTCGGTACCGTCCTGTCTGTCCTTATTGTTACGCTCGGCGTCACCTTTGCGAAGAGCATGCTCCATTTGATGGGAGCCAGTGCTGAGGTCGTGCAATATGGAATGTCATATGCGAAGTTAATGTTTTTCTCCATTGGATTCTCCTCTATCTCGTCTGCATTATCCGCTATTCTGCGAGGTGCAGGAGATACACGGACTCCGATGAAAATCAACGTGCTGTCAGGGGGCGTCAATGTGAGCCTCGGATTCGTGCTGATTTACGGTCACCTCGATTTTCCGCAAATGGGCATTACGGGGGCGGCAATCGCCACCTTAGTAGTTCAGACAGGAGCTATGATTTGCTTTATAGCCGTTATGTTCAGCGGAAGATTTGCAGTCCGCATCGGTTTGTCGGATATAACTCGGTTGGATAAGGTTATGATCAGACGCATGTTGAAGATAGGGATTCCGAGCAGTCTGGAGCAGCTCATTATGCGTTTAGGGATTATGACGTTTGTGAAAATTTGTGCTGGACTGGGGACGGTTGCTGTCGCGGCATCACAAATTGTAACGAGCATTATCGGGATCTCGTTTATGCCGGGGGCTGCTTTTGCCATCGCAGCTTCTACGCTAGTTGGGCAAACACTTGGCGTAAGCAAACCCGACCTCGCTGAACGATATGTGTGGCAAGTCAGAAAGTACGGCATGTTCGTGGCTGGATTTATGGGAACGCTATTCATCTTGTTCGCTCCTCTTATCCTCATGCTATATACGAATGATGAGACGATTATTCGTGAAGGGGCTTGGGCTCTTCGGATCGTAGGATTTATCCAGGTATCTCAAATATCGCAGTTTGTACTTGGAGGAGCTTTAAGAGGAGCAGGAGATACTCGCTATCCCTTATATTCGACATTCATTGGCGTGTGGGGAATAAGGGTTGTTCTTAGTTATTTATTTGTTTATATCTTTCATTGGGGCATGATCGGTTTATGGAGTGCCGTTGCTTGTGATCAATTTCTTAGGTCTAATTTGATTTATTTTAGGTTCAAGCGCGGTACTTGGAAACATCTAAAGGTTTAA
- a CDS encoding alpha-glucosidase/alpha-galactosidase, which translates to MKFANEKVSDIQIAYIGGGSMYWAKNLIADLALDGQLSGTVRLYDLDYSKAKNNEKLGNSVSDYAETKSKWTYKAYPTLQEALSGCDFVFISILPGTFREMESDVHEPEKYGIYQAVGDTTGPGGLVRALRTIPMYVEIAQAIERFSPNAWVFNYTNPMTLCTRTLFEVFPKIKALGCCHEIFGAQGLLIRMLRDMEGIEGVTRDQVKVNVLGINHFTWIDQATYQNMDLFPMYRKFVDKYYESGFEHNKDAWVTNTYTAANRVKFDLFRRYGVIAAAGDRHLAEFMPPWYLKDPETVRSWKFGLTTVQSRVEKQAATELFYGKLLRSEEKLPLKASGEEEVRQLKGLIGLEQFVTNINVPNVGQMKGIPLGAVVETNAVFSANSLRPVYAGELPMEVGNLVLQHTMNQELILKAALQKDKDLAFKAFMNDPLVNIDINDAEVLFDRMLQNTKAYLPGWNI; encoded by the coding sequence ATGAAATTTGCTAATGAGAAAGTCAGCGATATCCAAATCGCTTATATTGGTGGAGGCTCGATGTATTGGGCGAAAAATCTGATTGCCGATCTGGCGCTTGATGGTCAATTGTCGGGCACTGTTCGTTTGTACGACCTTGATTACAGCAAGGCCAAAAATAATGAAAAGCTGGGAAACTCGGTTTCCGATTATGCGGAAACGAAATCCAAATGGACTTACAAGGCGTATCCGACGCTCCAAGAGGCGCTTAGCGGATGCGATTTTGTGTTTATCTCGATACTTCCTGGCACATTCCGGGAGATGGAATCCGATGTGCATGAACCGGAAAAATACGGCATTTATCAAGCCGTTGGCGATACGACTGGACCTGGGGGTCTTGTCAGAGCACTGCGCACCATTCCCATGTATGTGGAAATCGCGCAAGCGATTGAGCGCTTTTCACCGAATGCCTGGGTGTTTAATTACACGAATCCAATGACACTCTGTACGCGGACGCTTTTTGAAGTGTTTCCAAAAATAAAAGCACTTGGATGCTGCCATGAGATATTCGGTGCGCAAGGGCTTTTGATTCGTATGCTGCGCGATATGGAAGGGATTGAGGGTGTAACGCGCGATCAAGTGAAGGTGAATGTGCTGGGTATTAATCATTTTACTTGGATCGATCAAGCGACGTATCAAAATATGGATTTATTTCCGATGTATCGGAAGTTTGTTGATAAGTACTATGAATCCGGATTTGAGCACAACAAAGATGCCTGGGTCACGAACACGTATACGGCCGCTAACCGCGTGAAGTTTGATTTGTTTCGGCGCTATGGCGTTATTGCAGCGGCAGGTGATCGCCATTTGGCGGAATTCATGCCTCCTTGGTATTTGAAAGATCCGGAGACGGTTCGATCATGGAAGTTCGGCTTAACGACGGTCCAAAGTCGTGTTGAAAAGCAGGCGGCAACAGAGCTTTTTTACGGGAAGCTGCTACGTTCCGAGGAGAAGCTGCCGCTCAAGGCATCAGGAGAAGAAGAGGTCAGACAGTTAAAAGGTCTAATCGGACTTGAACAATTCGTAACCAATATTAACGTTCCCAACGTGGGACAAATGAAGGGAATTCCTCTGGGAGCGGTTGTAGAAACGAACGCTGTATTCTCAGCGAACAGTTTGCGTCCAGTCTATGCGGGTGAGCTTCCGATGGAAGTGGGTAATCTGGTCTTGCAGCATACGATGAATCAGGAGCTTATTTTGAAGGCGGCTCTTCAAAAGGACAAAGACTTAGCTTTCAAGGCATTTATGAACGATCCGCTTGTGAATATCGATATCAACGATGCGGAAGTATTGTTTGATCGAATGCTGCAAAATACGAAAGCGTATTTGCCTGGATGGAATATCTGA